A section of the Deinococcus malanensis genome encodes:
- a CDS encoding DUF6110 family protein has protein sequence MSDHEKKVKVEVPEIKVIAPNGGNDGAAYSGGAGQRQRAPQLQMAPTTRSFLGGLLVGTVGLKLLGSRDAKRLYAHLIAEGMKIKDTLDTSVEGVRASYDDVMADARSIYEKDRSEQKRREYADLSGDGENNAPDLVDAELVEESAMQPKKTAPISNKEGAGDTSSQ, from the coding sequence ATGTCGGATCACGAGAAGAAAGTTAAAGTTGAGGTTCCCGAAATCAAGGTCATCGCCCCAAATGGTGGAAACGATGGCGCGGCCTACAGTGGGGGAGCGGGTCAGCGTCAACGCGCACCACAGCTCCAGATGGCCCCCACCACCCGCAGCTTTCTGGGCGGTCTGCTTGTCGGGACCGTGGGCCTCAAGCTGCTGGGCAGCCGCGATGCCAAGCGGCTGTACGCTCACCTGATCGCCGAGGGTATGAAGATCAAGGACACCCTGGACACGTCCGTCGAGGGCGTGCGCGCCTCCTACGACGACGTGATGGCTGACGCCCGCAGCATCTACGAAAAAGACCGCAGCGAGCAGAAACGCCGCGAGTATGCGGACCTGAGCGGGGATGGCGAGAACAACGCCCCCGATCTCGTGGACGCTGAACTGGTGGAAGAGAGCGCCATGCAGCCGAAAAAGACAGCTCCGATCAGCAACAAGGAAGGCGCCGGAGACACCAGCAGCCAGTGA